A region from the Brachyspira hampsonii genome encodes:
- a CDS encoding ABC transporter substrate-binding protein, which translates to MLKKILVIVFSILAIISCSKKTSNTNADAWTEITPDTETTIEVWAWNIGANHLEDTISSFNAKYPKIKVNVTEFGGPPALKQKLFVTLGGNSELPNYVQIEDPDIALITEQYHQYFLDLKDQMPDNWSNVVEPSKISTSFDSTGKQVVMPWGIAPAVLFYRADLFEKAGIDINSIVTWDDFIEAGKKLQAALPNTKMIGFPYTVGFSSLIRATMLQLGTDYFSKDGKIAIASEAGIEGAKLIQRFVNEGIAFDTTDWTGTIRASKTDDIATIPYGIWWGGTLKDQAPEMKGKWKATFLPVLVEGQKRTSIWGGASGSIINCGDPVKQTATLEFAKNAILSVENQMIAFKKYGLLPAYTPVYEEEEFYEEDPYFGKGFNELIPQLSKEMPLVAKYTEAFPDAQTLMESAYQDLVNNNADPAKTMENVAKELNNSTGIEIAK; encoded by the coding sequence ATGTTAAAAAAAATACTTGTTATTGTATTCAGTATTTTGGCTATTATTTCATGCTCTAAAAAGACATCTAATACCAATGCTGATGCTTGGACAGAAATAACTCCGGATACAGAAACTACCATAGAAGTATGGGCTTGGAATATAGGGGCTAATCATTTAGAAGATACTATTTCTTCTTTTAATGCTAAATATCCAAAAATTAAAGTTAATGTTACTGAGTTTGGAGGTCCTCCAGCTTTAAAACAAAAATTATTTGTTACTTTAGGCGGAAATTCTGAGTTGCCTAACTATGTACAAATAGAGGATCCTGATATAGCATTGATAACTGAACAATATCATCAATACTTTTTAGATTTGAAAGATCAAATGCCTGATAATTGGAGCAATGTTGTAGAACCTTCAAAAATATCTACAAGTTTTGATTCTACAGGTAAGCAAGTAGTTATGCCTTGGGGAATAGCTCCTGCTGTATTATTTTATAGAGCAGATTTATTTGAAAAAGCTGGTATAGATATTAATAGTATAGTAACTTGGGACGACTTTATAGAGGCAGGAAAAAAACTTCAGGCTGCTTTGCCTAATACTAAGATGATAGGTTTCCCTTATACTGTAGGATTTTCATCTCTTATAAGAGCTACTATGCTTCAGCTAGGTACAGATTATTTTTCTAAAGACGGAAAAATAGCTATTGCTTCAGAAGCTGGTATAGAAGGAGCTAAATTAATACAGAGATTTGTAAATGAAGGTATAGCTTTTGATACAACAGATTGGACAGGAACTATAAGAGCCTCAAAAACAGATGATATAGCTACTATTCCTTATGGAATATGGTGGGGAGGTACTTTAAAAGATCAAGCACCAGAAATGAAAGGAAAATGGAAAGCTACTTTCCTACCTGTATTAGTTGAAGGACAGAAAAGAACTTCTATATGGGGCGGGGCTTCAGGCAGTATAATAAATTGCGGAGATCCTGTAAAACAGACAGCTACTTTAGAATTTGCTAAAAATGCTATATTGAGTGTAGAAAATCAAATGATAGCTTTCAAAAAATACGGATTATTACCAGCATATACACCTGTTTATGAAGAAGAAGAATTCTATGAAGAAGATCCTTATTTTGGTAAAGGTTTCAATGAATTAATACCTCAATTAAGTAAAGAAATGCCTTTGGTAGCAAAATATACAGAAGCATTTCCAGATGCACAAACTTTAATGGAATCAGCTTATCAGGATTTAGTTAATAATAATGCGGATCCTGCAAAAACTATGGAAAATGTTGCTAAAGAATTGAATAATTCTACAGGTATAGAAATAGCAAAATAA